A genomic segment from Streptomyces sp. NBC_00654 encodes:
- a CDS encoding ABC transporter substrate-binding protein — protein sequence MTVTIGVHSSNPSLFHLYHLSRLGFAQEELAPLGESVVFHPYTNGVRTGELLTRGVIDFGGTGSTPPVTAQAAGHDLVYTAVSAPRPEHGALLVPEDSPVRTVAGLKGAVVHLAIGSWQTHLIAKALDDAGLSYADDITARRSSPDSEQLLRTGDIAAWVAQGAELAAARRTGGLRTLVRTGDVITDRSVFFTRRDFAESRPEVVEALHRALRRADDWAAAHPRRAAEIAAADLGGEADDWESALRALPWRIEAVTEEFLAEQQEAADIFHRTGFIERPVTVATAVARPSGAATKAA from the coding sequence ATGACCGTCACCATCGGTGTCCACAGCAGCAACCCGTCCCTGTTCCACCTGTACCACCTCTCCCGGCTGGGCTTCGCCCAGGAGGAGCTGGCCCCGCTCGGGGAGAGCGTCGTCTTCCACCCGTACACCAACGGCGTCCGCACCGGCGAACTCCTCACCCGGGGCGTCATCGACTTCGGCGGCACCGGCTCCACCCCGCCCGTCACCGCCCAGGCGGCGGGCCACGACCTCGTCTACACCGCCGTCTCCGCCCCGCGCCCCGAGCACGGCGCGCTGCTCGTCCCCGAGGACAGCCCGGTCCGTACCGTCGCCGGCCTCAAGGGCGCGGTCGTCCACCTGGCGATCGGCTCCTGGCAGACCCACCTCATCGCCAAGGCGCTGGACGACGCCGGTCTCTCGTACGCCGACGACATCACCGCCCGACGGAGCTCGCCGGACAGCGAACAGCTCCTTCGCACCGGGGACATCGCCGCCTGGGTCGCCCAGGGCGCCGAGCTCGCCGCCGCGCGCCGCACCGGCGGGCTGCGCACCCTCGTGCGTACCGGCGACGTCATCACCGACCGGTCCGTGTTCTTCACCCGCCGCGACTTCGCGGAGAGCAGGCCCGAGGTCGTCGAGGCGCTCCACCGGGCCCTTCGGCGCGCGGACGACTGGGCCGCCGCCCACCCGCGCCGGGCCGCCGAGATCGCCGCCGCCGACCTGGGCGGCGAGGCCGACGACTGGGAGAGCGCGCTGCGTGCGCTGCCCTGGCGGATCGAGGCGGTGACGGAGGAATTCCTCGCCGAGCAGCAGGAGGCCGCCGACATCTTCCACCGCACCGGCTTCATCGAGCGGCCCGTGACCGTCGCCACGGCCGTCGCCCGCCCGTCCGGCGCCGCGACGAAGGCGGCCTGA
- a CDS encoding ABC transporter substrate-binding protein, whose product MTHAAVRPQTLWFTRCPVPTATGIAADLRWLGDEFAPDGIEVRSLQDAAPGADRAAHFTHEHSALFREGGNVPALWARSRGERTRLIGLTWIEERQSVLVAPGSGIRGAEALRGLRIAVPKHRIAIDFWRAMALRGFEGALASAGLGLVDAVPVDIPADGHEGQWAAELAALRRGDVDAVYVKGALAVEAARRSGAEVAVELDELPDRRFRVNNGTPRPITVHQDLLDEHPGLVDRFLAVLLRAADWATGRPDEVARILGAETGAGADGIAGAYRPGTHLTLHPDLSPQRLALLAQQETALHAHGFLHGRVDIAAWADPGPLRRAAALNSGRPAPTGPGTDPAGTPDASTPDAPTPSASRAPRTPAP is encoded by the coding sequence ATGACGCATGCCGCCGTCCGGCCCCAGACACTCTGGTTCACCCGCTGTCCCGTGCCCACCGCCACCGGAATCGCCGCCGATCTCCGCTGGCTCGGCGACGAGTTCGCCCCCGACGGCATCGAGGTGCGCTCCCTCCAGGACGCCGCCCCCGGGGCCGACCGCGCCGCCCACTTCACCCACGAGCACTCCGCGCTGTTCCGCGAGGGCGGCAATGTGCCCGCCCTGTGGGCACGTTCACGGGGTGAGCGGACCCGGCTGATCGGGCTCACCTGGATCGAGGAGCGCCAGAGCGTGCTCGTCGCGCCGGGATCCGGCATCCGGGGCGCCGAGGCGCTGCGCGGACTGCGGATCGCCGTGCCGAAGCACCGCATCGCCATCGACTTCTGGCGGGCCATGGCCCTGCGGGGCTTCGAGGGCGCGCTCGCCTCCGCCGGACTGGGCCTCGTGGACGCCGTACCCGTGGACATCCCGGCCGACGGGCACGAGGGGCAGTGGGCCGCCGAGCTCGCCGCACTGCGGCGCGGGGACGTCGACGCGGTGTACGTGAAGGGCGCACTCGCGGTCGAGGCGGCCCGGCGCTCCGGTGCGGAGGTCGCCGTCGAACTCGACGAACTGCCCGACCGCCGCTTCCGGGTCAACAACGGAACCCCCCGTCCGATCACCGTCCACCAGGACCTTCTGGACGAGCATCCCGGCCTCGTCGACCGCTTCCTCGCCGTTCTGCTCAGGGCGGCAGACTGGGCCACCGGCCGGCCGGACGAGGTCGCCCGGATCCTCGGCGCCGAGACCGGGGCCGGCGCCGACGGCATCGCGGGCGCCTACCGCCCCGGCACCCACCTCACCCTCCACCCCGATCTGTCACCGCAGCGCCTCGCCCTGCTCGCCCAGCAGGAGACCGCGCTGCACGCCCATGGATTCCTGCACGGGCGTGTCGACATCGCCGCCTGGGCCGACCCCGGACCGCTCCGCCGCGCCGCCGCCCTCAACAGCGGGCGGCCCGCCCCCACCGGTCCGGGCACCGACCCGGCCGGCACCCCCGACGCCAGCACCCCCGACGCCCCCACGCCTTCCGCATCCCGAGCCCCGAGGACTCCCGCCCCATGA
- a CDS encoding NrtA/SsuA/CpmA family ABC transporter substrate-binding protein has translation MNVTRPLRKAALPALLTATALLALPGCGTSGDDGATGSGAGSTVTVRIPDPGNSGVLALGKKDGSLDKALGKVGAKVRWTGSAGPFAPAAQAMNADQLDIATGSITSGITSLAQRPGFKFFTAVAPDAAGEGILVRDGSGIESVADLVGRKVAVNQGGTGEYLLLKALAKAGIPADRVERVYLRPDQTAAVFNAGKVDAWAVWATYAVAEIGSGKARFVADGTAIGSDNYSLNAVRTDFAEQHPEVVKALYRYLHEASAEEKRDPAAYLNVFTDVGPTAVTGRAKEVQTGFTAQGGTVDPIGPEDITRFKGVAAFYAEQKVTRTEVDVAAHLLDIEKLT, from the coding sequence ATGAACGTGACCCGACCACTCCGCAAGGCCGCACTCCCCGCCCTCCTCACGGCCACCGCGCTGCTCGCGCTCCCCGGATGCGGCACATCCGGGGACGACGGCGCCACCGGCTCCGGTGCGGGCAGCACGGTCACCGTGCGCATCCCCGACCCCGGGAACTCCGGAGTGCTCGCCCTCGGCAAGAAGGACGGCAGCCTCGACAAGGCGCTGGGCAAGGTGGGCGCCAAGGTGCGGTGGACCGGCAGCGCCGGTCCCTTCGCCCCGGCCGCCCAGGCGATGAACGCCGACCAGCTCGACATCGCCACCGGCTCCATCACCTCCGGCATCACCTCGCTCGCCCAGCGCCCCGGCTTCAAGTTCTTCACCGCCGTCGCCCCGGACGCGGCGGGCGAGGGCATCCTCGTCCGCGACGGCTCCGGCATCGAGTCCGTCGCCGACCTCGTCGGCCGGAAGGTCGCCGTCAACCAGGGCGGCACCGGCGAGTACCTGCTGCTCAAGGCCCTCGCCAAGGCGGGCATCCCGGCCGACCGGGTGGAGCGCGTCTATCTGCGCCCCGACCAGACCGCCGCCGTCTTCAACGCGGGCAAGGTCGACGCCTGGGCCGTCTGGGCCACCTACGCCGTCGCCGAGATCGGCAGCGGCAAGGCCCGCTTCGTCGCCGACGGCACCGCCATCGGCTCCGACAACTACAGCCTGAACGCCGTCCGTACGGACTTCGCCGAACAGCACCCCGAAGTCGTCAAGGCCCTCTACCGGTACCTCCACGAGGCCAGCGCCGAGGAGAAGCGGGACCCGGCCGCCTATCTGAACGTCTTCACCGACGTCGGCCCCACCGCCGTCACCGGCAGGGCCAAGGAGGTCCAGACCGGCTTCACCGCCCAGGGCGGCACCGTCGACCCGATCGGCCCCGAGGACATCACCCGCTTCAAGGGCGTCGCCGCCTTCTACGCCGAGCAGAAGGTCACCAGGACCGAGGTCGACGTCGCGGCCCATCTCCTCGACATCGAGAAGCTGACATGA
- a CDS encoding multicopper oxidase domain-containing protein, with protein MDRRTFSRRMLVGGAAAAATGVTSLSLGAVEASSAENPPRTAPAGGVVRRLKMYAEKLADGSLGYGFEKGKATVPGPLIEINEGDTLHIEFENTTDIDASLHVHGVDYDIASDGTRMNKSHVEPGGTRTYTWRTHAPGRRKDGTWRPGSAGYWHYHDHVVGTDHGTGGIRKGLYGPLVVRRQGDILPDRTITIVFNDMTINNKAAHESPNFEATVGDRVEVVMITHGEYYHTFHIHGHRWADNRTGLLTGPDDPSRVVDTKICGPADSFGFQILAGEHVGAGAWMYHCHVQSHSDMGMAGLLLVAKPDGTIPGYEPHHMSSTKNPAGKADGTGKADGTGKADGTGKADGTGKADGTGKADAEPHRH; from the coding sequence ATGGATCGAAGGACCTTCAGCCGGCGGATGCTGGTGGGCGGCGCGGCGGCGGCGGCGACCGGGGTGACATCGTTGTCGCTGGGCGCCGTCGAGGCGTCCTCGGCCGAGAACCCGCCGAGGACGGCCCCGGCCGGGGGTGTGGTGCGCCGGCTGAAGATGTACGCCGAGAAGCTGGCGGACGGCTCCCTCGGCTACGGCTTCGAGAAGGGGAAGGCGACGGTCCCCGGGCCGCTCATCGAGATCAACGAGGGCGACACCCTGCACATCGAGTTCGAGAACACCACGGACATCGACGCCAGTCTCCATGTCCACGGGGTCGACTACGACATCGCGAGCGACGGCACCCGGATGAACAAGAGCCATGTCGAGCCGGGCGGAACCCGCACCTACACCTGGCGCACCCACGCCCCGGGCCGCCGCAAGGACGGCACCTGGCGGCCGGGCAGCGCCGGCTACTGGCACTACCACGACCATGTCGTGGGTACGGACCACGGCACGGGCGGCATCCGCAAGGGGCTGTACGGGCCGCTGGTCGTGCGGCGGCAGGGCGACATCCTGCCGGACAGGACGATCACGATCGTCTTCAACGACATGACGATCAACAACAAGGCCGCCCACGAGAGCCCGAACTTCGAGGCCACGGTGGGGGACCGGGTCGAGGTCGTGATGATCACGCACGGCGAGTACTACCACACCTTCCACATCCACGGTCATCGCTGGGCGGACAACCGGACCGGGCTGCTCACCGGTCCGGACGACCCCAGCCGGGTGGTGGACACGAAGATCTGCGGTCCCGCCGACTCCTTCGGGTTCCAGATCCTCGCGGGCGAACACGTGGGTGCGGGCGCCTGGATGTACCACTGCCATGTCCAGAGCCACTCCGACATGGGCATGGCCGGACTGCTGCTGGTCGCCAAGCCGGACGGCACGATCCCGGGGTACGAACCGCATCACATGTCGAGCACGAAGAACCCCGCCGGCAAGGCGGACGGGACCGGCAAGGCGGACGGGACCGGCAAGGCGGACGGGACCGGCAAGGCGGACGGGACCGGCAAGGCGGACGGGACCGGCAAGGCGGACGCGGAGCCGCACCGGCACTGA
- a CDS encoding ThuA domain-containing protein, translated as MQRTPHHRSRSRRGFAAVLATGALTASLLGGNAAGASPNPEPADRLPTTLSLPSPPGGANVKVLVFHASAGDESPTVDAGIAAIEKIGLSGPEAGRFRTVATDDAGVFTNAKRLGTFNAVVFLTGGGDVLDPEQEAGLEAYMEAGGGFLGIHDAARTEPYSDWFTGLVGARPAANSPTAVQRATVETGDRSHPATKDLPLEWKRPDKWLNWTKNPSGDVHTVARVRELTYKPGASANGWDHPVSWCRDYDGGRSFYTAMGGTADSFAETDFRDHLRGALAWTSRLSRADCTATINSNYRAERLTQPNQPGQNDQIGEPHGLVTAADGRVFYIGRGGADSSRPVVIDWKDPDIGKGLGEIHVYDPKTGKVTLAGALTVFGNKGGGDELVKVEEGLLGIELDPDFASNGWVYLHYTPHAKIDRDKQTAVRQVSRFTFDPATNKLDLASEKVLLSWPVQIHSCCHAGGGMAWDSQDNLYIATGDNNSSGFSGGYSGNNPQPNYKGVSFADARRTAGNTNNLNGKILRIHPEDDGTYTLPAGNLFTGKEPDEGGGRTRGEIYVMGVRNPARISIDKSTDTLYAGWVGPDAGEPSTTWGPAKYDTFAAITEPGNHGWPYCMGNKQPYRDRNLPDPSKPLGWYDCDAPKNESPNNDGLVNLPPVTSNTIWYSPQGGGVDYPRDADGVPSYRAEEQKLLLPWLKGGGQATMNGPVYRYDAASTSADKWPAYWDGKWFVGDFYDADQPRHAVLTDPKTVGKGGLPTHAESLKKIIPVGAEGIRNLMDWKFAPDGSLYVLDYGRGFFTSDSKSALWRVTYKGGGPTPAAADLARKAAAQ; from the coding sequence ATGCAGCGCACACCGCACCACCGGTCCAGATCGCGACGCGGTTTCGCGGCGGTCCTGGCGACCGGCGCACTGACCGCGTCCCTGCTGGGCGGCAACGCCGCCGGCGCCAGTCCCAATCCGGAGCCGGCGGACAGGCTTCCGACAACGTTGTCCCTTCCGTCACCACCTGGCGGGGCCAACGTCAAGGTGCTGGTGTTCCACGCATCGGCGGGCGACGAGTCGCCGACCGTGGACGCCGGTATCGCGGCGATCGAGAAGATCGGGCTGAGCGGTCCGGAGGCCGGACGTTTCCGGACCGTCGCCACGGACGACGCCGGGGTGTTCACCAACGCCAAGCGGCTCGGCACGTTCAACGCGGTCGTCTTCCTCACCGGCGGCGGCGATGTCCTCGACCCGGAGCAGGAGGCCGGTCTCGAGGCGTACATGGAGGCGGGCGGAGGGTTCCTCGGCATCCATGACGCGGCGCGTACCGAACCGTACTCGGACTGGTTCACCGGTCTGGTCGGGGCCCGGCCGGCCGCGAACAGCCCCACCGCCGTGCAGCGGGCGACGGTGGAGACCGGGGACCGGAGCCATCCGGCGACCAAGGATCTGCCGCTGGAGTGGAAGCGTCCCGACAAGTGGCTGAACTGGACGAAGAACCCGTCCGGCGATGTGCACACCGTGGCCAGGGTCCGCGAGCTCACCTACAAGCCCGGCGCGAGCGCCAACGGCTGGGACCACCCGGTCTCCTGGTGCCGCGACTACGACGGCGGCCGGTCCTTCTACACCGCGATGGGCGGCACCGCCGACAGCTTCGCCGAGACGGACTTCCGCGACCATCTGCGGGGCGCGCTGGCCTGGACGTCCCGGCTCTCCCGGGCCGACTGCACCGCCACGATCAACAGCAACTACAGGGCGGAGCGCCTCACCCAGCCCAACCAGCCGGGTCAGAACGACCAGATCGGTGAGCCGCACGGGCTGGTCACCGCCGCCGACGGGCGGGTCTTCTACATCGGACGCGGCGGCGCCGACAGCAGCCGGCCGGTCGTCATCGACTGGAAGGACCCGGACATCGGCAAGGGTCTGGGCGAGATCCACGTCTACGACCCGAAGACCGGGAAGGTCACGCTCGCCGGTGCGCTGACCGTGTTCGGGAACAAGGGCGGCGGCGACGAGCTGGTCAAGGTCGAGGAAGGGCTGCTCGGCATCGAGCTGGACCCGGACTTCGCGTCCAACGGCTGGGTGTATCTGCACTACACGCCGCACGCGAAGATCGACCGCGACAAGCAGACGGCGGTACGTCAGGTCTCCCGCTTCACCTTCGATCCGGCCACGAACAAGCTGGACCTCGCCTCCGAGAAGGTGCTGCTGAGCTGGCCGGTCCAGATCCACAGCTGCTGCCACGCGGGCGGAGGCATGGCCTGGGACTCCCAGGACAACCTCTACATCGCGACCGGAGACAACAACTCCTCCGGCTTCAGCGGCGGTTACTCGGGCAACAACCCCCAGCCGAACTACAAGGGCGTGTCCTTCGCCGATGCCCGGCGCACCGCGGGCAACACCAACAACCTCAACGGGAAGATCCTGCGGATCCACCCCGAGGACGACGGCACCTACACCCTGCCCGCGGGCAATCTCTTCACCGGCAAGGAGCCGGACGAGGGCGGCGGCAGGACGCGCGGCGAGATCTATGTGATGGGCGTGCGCAACCCGGCCAGGATCTCCATCGACAAGTCGACCGACACGCTGTACGCGGGCTGGGTCGGACCGGACGCGGGGGAACCGAGCACCACCTGGGGCCCCGCCAAGTACGACACGTTCGCCGCGATCACCGAGCCGGGCAACCACGGCTGGCCGTACTGCATGGGCAACAAGCAGCCCTACCGGGACCGCAATCTGCCCGACCCGAGCAAGCCGCTGGGCTGGTACGACTGCGACGCCCCGAAGAACGAGTCGCCGAACAACGACGGTCTGGTCAATCTGCCGCCGGTCACCTCCAACACCATCTGGTACTCGCCCCAGGGCGGCGGCGTGGACTACCCGCGCGACGCCGACGGCGTCCCGAGCTATCGGGCCGAGGAGCAGAAGCTGCTCCTGCCCTGGCTCAAGGGCGGCGGCCAGGCCACGATGAACGGCCCGGTCTACCGGTACGACGCGGCGAGCACGAGCGCCGACAAGTGGCCCGCGTACTGGGACGGCAAGTGGTTCGTCGGTGACTTCTACGACGCCGACCAGCCGCGGCACGCCGTGCTCACCGACCCGAAGACGGTCGGCAAGGGCGGTCTGCCCACGCACGCCGAGTCCCTGAAGAAGATCATCCCGGTCGGGGCGGAGGGTATCCGGAACCTGATGGACTGGAAGTTCGCTCCGGACGGTTCGCTGTACGTCCTGGACTACGGGCGCGGTTTCTTCACCTCCGACTCCAAGTCCGCGCTGTGGCGTGTGACGTACAAGGGCGGCGGTCCGACCCCGGCCGCCGCCGACCTGGCCAGGAAGGCGGCAGCCCAGTGA
- a CDS encoding LLM class flavin-dependent oxidoreductase, with the protein MPTEVLWYIIPREGAYPWEPAGRRPVDLGYLSRLAGTVEQLGYSGALLATDLYDVWPLGSALAASTSTRFKPLLAVHPGLISPTLLAKMALSFDTLFGGRLRFNVVNGSTRSLQEYGLHVEHDERYALSAEYWSIVKRLTAGEVFDHRGRFYDLKNAGASFRELRPVQDPHIPLWFGGSSAPGIEMAAEHVDVFLTWGEPPHLLKEKLDRVRARAAAYGRTLRIGLRLHLIVRDTEDEAWAAADRLLDVTSGATYARQLGDRAGEDGVGWQRQFRQHGGKVPARARELEVHPNMWPGMSLFRPGPGTAVVGSTAQVVERLREFQDLGVDTFILSGNPLLEEAYRVAETVLPALGVRR; encoded by the coding sequence ATGCCGACCGAAGTCCTCTGGTACATCATCCCGCGCGAGGGCGCCTACCCCTGGGAGCCCGCGGGGCGCCGGCCCGTCGACCTCGGCTATCTGAGCCGTCTCGCGGGTACGGTCGAACAGCTCGGCTACAGCGGTGCGCTGCTCGCCACCGACCTGTACGACGTCTGGCCGCTCGGCAGCGCGCTCGCCGCCTCCACCAGCACCCGGTTCAAGCCGCTGCTGGCCGTCCACCCGGGCCTGATCTCGCCGACCCTGCTGGCCAAGATGGCACTGAGCTTCGACACGCTGTTCGGCGGCAGGCTGCGCTTCAACGTGGTCAACGGCTCGACCAGGTCCCTCCAGGAGTACGGACTCCATGTGGAGCACGACGAGCGGTACGCACTGAGCGCCGAGTACTGGTCGATCGTGAAACGGCTGACCGCGGGCGAGGTCTTCGACCACCGGGGACGTTTCTACGACCTGAAGAACGCGGGCGCCTCCTTCCGTGAGCTGAGGCCCGTCCAGGACCCGCACATCCCGCTCTGGTTCGGCGGCTCCTCCGCGCCCGGCATCGAGATGGCGGCCGAACACGTCGATGTGTTCCTCACCTGGGGCGAACCTCCGCACCTGCTCAAGGAGAAGCTGGACCGGGTGCGCGCACGGGCCGCCGCGTACGGCCGCACGCTCCGCATCGGGCTGCGGCTCCACCTCATCGTCCGCGACACCGAGGACGAGGCCTGGGCGGCGGCCGACCGGCTCCTGGACGTCACCAGCGGGGCGACGTACGCACGGCAGCTCGGCGACCGGGCGGGGGAGGACGGCGTCGGCTGGCAGCGCCAGTTCCGCCAGCACGGCGGCAAGGTGCCCGCCAGGGCGCGGGAACTGGAGGTCCACCCCAACATGTGGCCGGGCATGAGCCTGTTCCGACCGGGTCCCGGCACCGCGGTGGTGGGGTCGACGGCCCAGGTCGTCGAACGGCTGCGGGAGTTCCAGGACCTCGGCGTCGACACCTTCATCCTCTCGGGCAACCCGCTGCTGGAGGAGGCCTACCGGGTCGCGGAGACGGTGCTCCCGGCCCTCGGCGTACGCCGCTGA
- a CDS encoding IclR family transcriptional regulator, with amino-acid sequence MTEAAAVRVPGGAQAVRRALDVLHCFHDNGPDLSASDLARRLELSVSTAHRLARTLLGAGFLEQDPRTSRYRLGPSVTELGRLSYHQRGLHLAAPELADLAERTGATADLALRSGPHAVIVAGGSVAPKVGLRRPLHSTALGKVLLAWARPGEGGPGSLPPLPAFTDRTIVEPAALRDELARVRAAEYALNDGESAYGVRTLAVPVLDGAGHARFALAVRATPAVITPERTDWLLAQARSCARALEVLLLSPAERRPAGE; translated from the coding sequence ATGACCGAGGCCGCGGCAGTACGTGTTCCGGGCGGAGCCCAGGCGGTCCGGCGCGCGCTGGACGTCCTGCACTGTTTCCACGACAACGGTCCCGACCTCAGCGCCTCCGATCTGGCCCGCCGCCTGGAGCTCTCGGTGTCCACCGCCCACCGGCTGGCCCGTACCCTGCTGGGCGCGGGATTCCTGGAGCAGGACCCCCGCACGTCCCGGTACCGGCTCGGCCCCTCGGTGACCGAGCTGGGCCGGCTCTCGTACCACCAGCGCGGGCTGCACCTGGCCGCCCCCGAACTGGCCGATCTGGCCGAACGCACGGGCGCCACGGCCGATCTCGCGCTGCGCAGCGGCCCGCACGCGGTGATCGTGGCGGGCGGTTCGGTCGCTCCGAAGGTGGGGCTGCGCAGACCGCTGCACTCCACGGCGCTGGGCAAGGTGCTGCTGGCGTGGGCGCGGCCCGGCGAGGGCGGCCCCGGCTCGCTGCCGCCGCTGCCCGCCTTCACCGACCGGACGATCGTCGAACCCGCCGCGCTGCGCGACGAGTTGGCTCGCGTCCGGGCCGCTGAGTACGCGCTCAACGACGGCGAGTCGGCGTACGGGGTACGGACGCTGGCGGTTCCGGTGCTGGACGGTGCGGGGCACGCGCGCTTCGCCCTGGCCGTACGGGCCACGCCCGCGGTGATCACCCCGGAGCGGACCGACTGGCTGCTGGCCCAGGCGCGGTCGTGTGCGCGTGCCCTGGAGGTGCTGCTGCTGTCCCCGGCCGAGCGGCGGCCGGCCGGGGAGTGA
- a CDS encoding ABC transporter ATP-binding protein → MTGHGTTAPAVRVRGLRRVFGARAVLDGLELDIARGEFVALLGASGSGKTTLLRILGALDRADGGEVLVPEARTVVFQEPRLVPSKKVLANVTVALPRGRSTDGLRALAEVGLERHAEAWPATLSGGEAQRVALARALVREPELLLLDEPFAALDALTRLKMQDLVGELCRRHRPAVLLVTHDVDEAVRLADRVAVLRDGRLVTDEPVAVGRPREPGDPAFAGLRRRLLHDLGVETPPAKSPAPPSAPAAGPAPAPEHAEIGVI, encoded by the coding sequence ATGACCGGCCACGGGACGACCGCGCCCGCCGTACGCGTACGAGGACTGCGCCGGGTCTTCGGCGCCCGCGCCGTGCTCGACGGCCTCGAACTGGACATCGCCCGGGGCGAGTTCGTCGCACTGCTCGGGGCGAGCGGCAGCGGGAAGACCACCCTGCTGCGCATCCTGGGGGCCCTGGACCGCGCGGACGGGGGAGAGGTGCTGGTCCCCGAGGCCCGCACCGTCGTCTTCCAGGAACCCCGCCTCGTACCGTCCAAGAAGGTCCTCGCCAATGTGACCGTCGCCCTGCCGCGCGGCCGCTCCACGGACGGCCTGCGGGCGCTGGCCGAAGTCGGCCTCGAACGGCACGCCGAGGCCTGGCCCGCCACCCTCTCCGGAGGCGAGGCCCAGCGCGTCGCGCTCGCCCGCGCCCTGGTCCGGGAGCCCGAACTGCTGCTGCTGGACGAGCCGTTCGCCGCGCTGGACGCGCTGACCCGGCTGAAGATGCAGGACCTGGTCGGTGAGCTGTGCCGCAGGCACCGCCCCGCCGTGCTCCTCGTCACCCATGACGTCGACGAGGCGGTACGGCTGGCCGACCGGGTCGCCGTCCTGCGCGACGGCCGGCTCGTCACGGACGAACCGGTCGCCGTCGGCCGGCCGCGCGAACCGGGCGACCCCGCGTTCGCCGGGCTGCGCAGACGCCTGCTCCACGACCTCGGGGTCGAAACGCCCCCGGCCAAGTCCCCGGCCCCGCCCTCCGCGCCCGCCGCCGGTCCCGCGCCGGCTCCCGAACATGCCGAAATCGGAGTGATCTGA
- a CDS encoding ABC transporter permease, producing MSDTATAPLVTPRPQVRRPRGRTYSLTVRALGPVALLALWWTASATGVLTADVLASPAEVIRAVGELWGDGQLPDALTTSLTRSGLGLLIGLAAGLTLGITTGFTRLGDELLDSSLQTLRTVPFLSLVPLFMVWFGINETAKILLIAVATTFPMYVSTSSGVRDTDPKLIEAMRSFGMSRLGIVREVVLPGALPSLLAGLRLSMTLSVIALIAAEEINATEGIGYLMSQAQSYARTDILAVCILVYGLLGLSADIAVRLLERVLMPWRTPQGASR from the coding sequence ATGAGCGACACCGCGACCGCCCCGCTCGTCACCCCACGCCCGCAGGTGCGCCGACCCCGCGGCCGCACCTACTCCCTGACCGTCCGCGCACTGGGCCCCGTGGCCCTGCTCGCCCTGTGGTGGACGGCATCGGCGACCGGAGTCCTGACCGCGGACGTGCTGGCATCGCCCGCCGAGGTCATCCGCGCGGTGGGGGAGCTGTGGGGCGACGGACAGCTGCCCGACGCGCTCACCACCTCCCTGACCCGCTCGGGTCTGGGCCTGCTCATCGGACTGGCCGCCGGGCTCACCCTCGGCATCACCACCGGATTCACCCGGCTCGGCGACGAACTGCTCGACTCCTCGCTCCAGACCCTGCGCACCGTCCCGTTCCTCTCCCTGGTGCCGCTGTTCATGGTCTGGTTCGGCATCAACGAGACCGCCAAGATCCTGCTCATCGCCGTCGCCACCACCTTTCCGATGTACGTCTCGACATCGAGCGGCGTGCGCGACACCGACCCCAAACTCATCGAGGCGATGCGCAGCTTCGGCATGAGCCGCCTCGGCATCGTCCGCGAGGTCGTCCTGCCCGGCGCCCTGCCGTCCCTGCTCGCCGGACTGCGCCTGTCGATGACGCTCAGCGTCATCGCGCTCATCGCCGCCGAGGAGATCAACGCCACCGAGGGCATCGGCTATCTGATGTCCCAGGCCCAGAGCTACGCACGCACCGACATCCTCGCCGTCTGCATCCTCGTCTACGGCCTGCTGGGCCTGAGCGCCGACATCGCCGTACGGCTGCTGGAACGTGTCCTGATGCCCTGGCGTACCCCCCAGGGAGCCTCCCGATGA